Proteins encoded within one genomic window of Brassica rapa cultivar Chiifu-401-42 chromosome A09, CAAS_Brap_v3.01, whole genome shotgun sequence:
- the LOC103843321 gene encoding amino acid permease 8, which produces MLLSLSSLPRFFSSKMKSYATEYNPSAVETAGNNFDDDGREKRTGTLMTATAHIITAVIGSGVLSLAWAIAQLGWVAGTVILVTFAVINYFTSTMLADCYRSPDTGIRNYNYMDVVRAYLGGWKVKLCGLAQYGSLVGITIGYTITASISLVAIGKANCFHDKGHDAKCSVSNYPLMAAFGITQIVLSQIHNFHKLSFLSIIATVMSFSYASIGIGLALAALASGKVGKTDLTGTVVGVDVTASDKIWRSFQAAGDIAFSYAFSVVLVEIQDTLRSSPPENKVMKKASLAGVSTTTGFYILCGCIGYAAFGNQAPGDFLTDFGFYEPYWLIDFANACIAVHLIAAYQVFAQPIFQFIEKKCNKAWPESNFIAKDYSINIPLLGKCRINFFRLVWRSTYVILTTVVAMIFPFFNAILGLIGALTFWPLTVYFPVEMHISQRKVKKYTMRWIGLKLLVLVCLVVSLLAAVGSIVGLISSVKAYKPFHNLD; this is translated from the exons ATGCTTTTATCACTTTCTTCTCTTCCTCGGTTTTTCTCGTCTAAAATGAAAAGCTACGCCACTGAGTATAATCCCTCGGCCGTGGAAACCGCCGGGAATAACTTCGACGATGATGGTCGGGAGAAGAGAACGGGGACGTTGATGACGGCGACCGCGCACATAATCACGGCGGTGATAGGTTCTGGAGTCTTGTCGTTGGCTTGGGCTATAGCACAACTTGGTTGGGTGGCAGGAACGGTGATTTTGGTAACTTTTGCCGTTATAAATTACTTCACATCTACAATGCTTGCGGACTGCTATCGATCTCCGGACACAGGAATACGTAATTATAATTACATGGACGTTGTCAGAGCTTACCTTG GTGGTTGGAAAGTGAAGCTGTGTGGACTGGCACAGTACGGGAGTCTAGTAGGGATCACTATTGGCTACACCATCACTGCCTCCATAAGCTTAGT AGCGATCGGGAAAGCAAATTGTTTTCATGACAAGGGACATGATGCAAAATGTTCCGTATCAAATTATCCACTCATGGCGGCGTTTGGTATCACCCAGATTGTTCTTAGTCAGATTCATAATTTTCACAAGCTCTCTTTTCTCTCCATTATCGCTACCGTTATGTCCTTCTCTTATGCATCCATCGGAATTGGCTTAGCCTTGGCTGCTCTGGCAA GTGGGAAGGTTGGTAAGACGGATCTGACGGGCACGGTGGTTGGAGTAGACGTAACTGCGTCTGACAAAATATGGAGGTCGTTTCAAGCAGCTGGAGACATTGCCTTTTCGTACGCATTTTCCGTTGTTCTCGTTGAGATTCAG GATACACTGAGATCAAGCCCACCAGAGAACAAAGTCATGAAAAAAGCAAGCCTTGCTGGAGTTTCAACTACAACTGGTTTCTACATCTTGTGTGGCTGCATCGGATATGCTGCTTTTGGAAACCAAGCCCCTGGAGACTTCCTAACTGACTTTGGTTTTTATGAGCCTTACTGGCTCATTGATTTTGCTAATGCTTGCATTGCTGTCCACCTAATCGCAGCCTATCAG GTGTTTGCACAACCAATATTCCAGTTTATTGAGAAGAAATGCAACAAAGCGTGGCCAGAAAGCAACTTCATCGCCAAAGATTATTCGATAAACATACCATTGCTAGGGAAATGTCGCATCAACTTCTTCAGATTGGTCTGGAGGTCAACCTATGTGATTTTGACAACAGTTGTAGCGATGATATTCCCCTTCTTTAACGCGATCTTGGGCCTTATTGGAGCACTCACATTCTGGCCGCTAACAGTTTACTTCCCAGTGGAGATGCACATCTCGCAGAGAAAGGTTAAGAAGTATACTATGAGATGGATAGGGTTGAAACTCCTTGTattggtttgtttggttgttTCGCTCCTAGCTGCAGTAGGATCCATTGTCGGCTTGATAAGTAGTGTAAAGGCATACAAGCCTTTCCACAATTTAGATTAG
- the LOC103843320 gene encoding amino acid permease 8-like yields the protein MLLYISLLSSSVSPLNMKTFDTSSAVESGTVAGNNVDDDGGEKRTGTLMTASAHIITAVIGSGVLSLAWAIAQLGWVAGTVLLVSFAVVVNYTSRMLADCYRSPDAGTRNNTYMDVVRAYLGGRKVQLCGLAQYGSLVGMTIGYTITASISLVAIGKANCFHDKGHGAKCLVSNYPAMAAFGIIQIVLSQIPNFHKLSFLSIIAAVMSFSYSSIGTGLALADLASGKVGKTELTGTVVGVDVTASDKLWKSFQAAGNIAFSYAYSVVLVEIQDTLSSSPPENIVMKKASLVGVSTATAFYILCACMGYATFGSQAPGDLLTDFGFYEPYWLIDFANACIAVHLIGVYQVIAQPIFQFVEKKCNKAWPESNFITKEHSMNIPLLGKCRINFFRLVWRTIYVIFSTVIAMIFPFFNAVLGLIGAVAFWPLTVYFPVEMHISQKKIKKYTMRWIGLKLLVLVCLIVSLLAAVGSIVGLISSVKAYKPFHNLD from the exons ATGCTTTTGTATATCTCATTACTCTCTTCCTCAGTTTCTCCTCTCAATATGAAAACCTTTGACACGAGCTCAGCGGTTGAATCCGGTACCGTCGCCGGGAATAACGTCGACGATGATGGTGGGGAGAAGAGAACGGGGACGTTGATGACGGCGAGTGCGCACATAATCACGGCTGTGATAGGTTCCGGAGTCTTGTCGTTGGCTTGGGCAATAGCACAACTTGGTTGGGTGGCAGGGACAGTGCTTTTGGTAAGCTTTGCCGTCGTAGTTAATTACACATCCAGAATGCTCGCCGACTGTTATAGGTCTCCGGACGCAGGAACACGCAATAATACTTACATGGACGTCGTTAGAGCTTACCTTG GCGGTAGGAAAGTGCAGCTATGTGGACTAGCACAGTACGGGAGTCTAGTAGGGATGACTATTGGTTACACCATCACTGCCTCCATAAGCTTAGT AGCGATTGGGAAAGCAAACTGTTTTCATGACAAGGGACATGGTGCGAAATGTTTAGTATCAAATTATCCAGCCATGGCGGCATTTGGAATCATCCAGATTGTTCTAAGTCAGATTCCTAATTTTCACAAGCTCTCTTTTCTCTCCATTATCGCCGCGGTTATGTCATTCTCTTATTCATCTATCGGAACTGGCTTAGCCTTGGCCGATCTGGCAA GTGGGAAGGTTGGTAAGACGGAACTGACAGGCACGGTGGTTGGTGTGGACGTAACTGCGTCTGACAAGTTATGGAAGTCATTCCAAGCGGCTGGAAACATTGCATTTTCATACGCTTATTCCGTTGTTCTCGTTGAGATTCAG gaTACACTGAGTTCAAGCCCACCAGAGAACATAGTCATGAAAAAAGCAAGTCTTGTCGGAGTCTCGACTGCAACTGCTTTCTACATCTTATGTGCTTGCATGGGATATGCTACATTTGGAAGCCAAGCCCCTGGAGACCTCCTTACTGACTTTGGTTTTTATGAACCTTATTGGCTCATCGATTTTGCCAATGCTTGCATCGCTGTCCACCTAATCGGAGTCTATCAG GTGATTGCACAACCAATTTTCCAGTTTGTTGAGAAGAAATGCAACAAAGCATGGCCAGAGAGCAATTTCATCACCAAAGAACATTCGATGAACATACCATTGCTTGGAAAATGTCGCATCAACTTCTTCAGACTGGTATGGAGGACAATCTATGTGATATTCTCAACAGTTATAGCAATGATATTCCCCTTCTTCAACGCGGTCTTGGGCCTTATCGGGGCAGTCGCATTCTGGCCGCTAACAGTTTACTTCCCAGTGGAGATGCACATCTCGCAGAAAAAGATTAAGAAGTATACTATGAGATGGATAGGGTTGAAACTCCTTGTATtggtttgtttgattgtttcGCTCCTAGCTGCAGTAGGATCCATCGTCGGCTTGATAAGTAGTGTCAAGGCATACAAGCCTTTCCACAATTTGGATTAG